Proteins from one Neodiprion fabricii isolate iyNeoFabr1 chromosome 5, iyNeoFabr1.1, whole genome shotgun sequence genomic window:
- the LOC124182129 gene encoding integrator complex subunit 14 has protein sequence MPTVIALDVSLSMRRPVVGSVTPDGTQSEQLTRHHLAIAGINALIDYLQVNSKLEFVALVVFSSLYEVICPFTRDYDSIRAKLQNIEECDKTCVETALHGVNTVVMAEWGNTTACQVVLVTDGNPGVGPMSLGDSLNSLTVKRDSNLFPLPFPYPGKLTVVCISSQQDPGLAIGMPLYQRLVELAGGNSIVLVPEGPLTRNSVTNCFQKLAEVNYVSFQGYLKCGQLGSRILLSPPPLPYTKKTDFEILTGQTISKTLEICGFISVVDVGSPNAISRHLVLPLPTERTTSMQGINLEEDSDTDDNGDEGKTPSFCVLLHGALKVENMAALCLLNSDWYGFIYSWADTKKKSNLMLTVLEPGSDVIPWLGNLNNLGPVDASILKDGESGFPVKPTEKRSYSQNAPSWIRQVGLQSDIQKILRHARKLPEKTQNFYKELNRLRRAALSMGFVELLDGLASIFERECTLLPANLNPDCTIQMGHVAEMLKKPYSRELKNNITPVRTKFHPD, from the exons ATGCCAACTGTAATAGCCCTCGATGTTTCCCTGTCTATGCGACGCCCTGTCGTTGGTTCGGTCACACCAGACGGAACGCAGAGCGAACAACTCACCCGGCATCACCTTGCCATTGCTGGAATAAACGCTCTCATCGATTATCTACAAGTTAACTCTAAATTGGAGTTTGTTGCACTG GTTGTATTCTCCTCGCTGTACGAGGTCATCTGTCCGTTCACCAGAGACTATGATAGCATCAGAGCAAAGCTGCAGAATATCGAAGAGTGCGACAAGACCTGTGTCGAGACTGCGTTGCATGGCGTTAATACCGTAGTTATGGCAGAATGGGGCAATACAACGGCTTGTCAGGTAGTTCTTGTCACTGACGGCAACCCTGGAGTTGGCCCAATGTCACTGGGAGACTCTCTGAACTCGCTGACCGTTAAACGGGACTCGAATCTGTTTCCTCTACCGTTTCCTTACCCTGGGAAATTGACCGTTGTTTGCATTTCGTCACAACAAG ATCCGGGACTAGCTATTGGAATGCCGCTGTATCAGCGACTAGTCGAGTTGGCGGGAGGCAACAGCATAGTCTTAGTTCCTGAGGGACCATTGACGAGGAACTCAGTGACAAACTGTTTTCAAAAGTTGGCTGAGGTTAATTACGTCTCTTTTCAAGGGTACTTGAAATGTGGACAATTGGGTTCTCGCATTCTCCTGTCTCCACCACCTCTG CCCTACACGAAAAAGACTGATTTTGAGATACTGACTGGACAAACCATATCAAAAACTCTTGAAATTTGCGGCTTCATATCCGTGGTCGATGTCGGAAGCCCAAACGCGATATCGAGGCATTTGGTCCTGCCGCTTCCTACAGAAAGAACAACAAGTATGCAGGGAATAAACCTCGAGGAAGACTCTGACACAGACGACAACGGGGATGAGGGAAAAACACCTTCGTTCTGTGTCCTGCTGCATGGCGCGCTAAAG GTCGAAAACATGGCAGCTCTGTGTTTGCTGAATAGCGACTGGTATGGTTTCATCTACTCCTGGGCAGACACCAAGAAGAAGTCTAACTTAATGCTGACTGTGCTAGAGCCGGGTTCGGACGTTATACCTTGGCtaggaaatttgaataatttgggACCAGTCGATGCGAGTATCTTGAAAGACGGAGAAAGCGGATTTCCTGTAAAACCGACTGAGAAAAGGAGCTACTCCCAGAACGCGCCCTCTTGGATACGCCAGGTCGGACTACAGTCGGATATTCAAAAGATCTTGAGGCATGCCAGAAAGTTGCCTGAGAAGACACAGAATTTTTACAAG GAATTGAACAGATTAAGAAGAGCTGCGTTGTCGATGGGATTTGTCGAACTTTTGGATGGCCTGGCGTCTATATTCGAAAGAGAGTGCACACTTCTTCCCGCCAACTTGAATCCGGACTGCACGATACAGATGGGACACGTTGCCGAGATGCTGAAAAAGCCGTATTCTCGAGAACTGAAGAACAATATAACTCCTGTTCGAACAAAATTTCATCCCGACTAG
- the LOC124182128 gene encoding uncharacterized protein LOC124182128 codes for MQSCLYRKLFCYFVNRNNRITASLYHAKERSIDEYKEDGQRVENLHNTFLNYLQVNIMSKSNLKKYMMSLNIKTPERESFIASELRKNQLTPLDDIKQSPNNTSVTQTASKLLPILIIIDILDKEPNNAQFLFLLKRVDETCSRMLCDLSFDETLILLNELARTAPTKVMWLGFYLESIKTLRLRLSENKQSSLQIMNLLFLMSLRKTEALLDVRYTLKYLSDFEKLSIIEQCIVSIAAFKCGVKLDRQIIHIIEGTVQRNVEKLLKNQKLFVPLLKAMRHAGPSREFSLDHLSKRILEHKEKYKMSLAVPILALYAEILQADSKVINRLVGDAFLQMRKSGSISEDNIAAEDAIRVKDIDRLLWAVSTLNHKLTHSQLLYVEKFLSDNLDAFSRYPKAFCGSLLALWILGSKCRQIIEYCFRVQIFHPLLQNSLEDSGRLVVLLACIKIEAPTVVIPSNLIWDPNKKPLLNEYRELECISSILKCLESQLELSEINVDCPVNEIRIYGISAKHETLGWLHVDLLNNYTCLCKPRKPHGLMNLKLRLIKTLGYTSILVDNIGPLKVEKVVTTIGEAIDELMRK; via the exons ATGCAGTCTTGTTTATACAGGAAATTATTCTGCTATTTtgtaaatagaaataatagAATTACAGCCAGTTTGTATCATGCGAAGGAACGATCGATTGACGAATACAAAGAAGATGGTCAAAGAGTAGAAAACTTGCACAacacatttttgaattatctTCAAGTAAACATTATGtcgaaatcaaatttgaaaaagtatatGATGAGTTTGAACATAAAAACACCAGAACGAGAAAGTTTCATAGCCAGTGAATTGAGAAAGAATCAACTTACACCGCTTGATGACATCAAACAAAGCCCAAATAATACCTCAGTTACACAAACTGCGTCAAAATTGCTTCCCATACTAATCATCATAGACATACTGGATAAGGAACCTAATAATGCGCAATTCCTGTTCCTGCTTAAGAGAGTAGATGAAACATGTAGTCGCATGTTGTGCGATTTGTCTTTTGATGAAACTCTAATTCTTTTGAATGAACTCGCCCGAACAGCACCAACTAAAGTGATGTGGCTGGGCTTTTACTTGGAATCGATTAAAACACTGCGCTTACGCCTGTCCGAAAACAAACAAAGCTCCCTTCAAATCATGAACTTGTTGTTTCTCATGAGCCTAAGAAAGACGGAGGCATTGTTGGACGTTAGATACACGCTGAAGTATCTCTCAGACTTTGAAAAACTCTCTATAATCGAACAATGTATCGTATCAATAGCTGCCTTTAAATGCGGAGTCAAACTTGACCGACAAATAATTCACATCATAGAAGGAACGGTGCAAAGAAATGTTGAGAAATTGCTAAAGAATCAAAAGCTGTTTGTACCCCTATTAAAGGCTATGCGGCATGCCGGTCCATCGCGTGAATTTTCGTTGGATCATTTGAGTAAAAGAATCCTCGAGCATaaggaaaaatacaaaatgtcACTCGCAGTACCAATTTTGGCGCTATACGCAGAAATCCTGCAGGCTGACTCCAAGGTGATAAACCGACTAGTCGGAGACGCTTTCTTGCAAATGCGTAAAAGCGGATCAATATCAGAAGATAATATCGCAGCCGAAGATGCGATCAGAGTAAAAGATATTGATAGATTACTGTGGGCCGTCAGCACCCTGAACCATAAATTAACCCACAGTCAACTCTTATATgtggagaaatttttgtcaGATAATTTAGACGCATTTTCCAGGTATCCCAAAGCATTCTGTGGCTCACTTTTGGCCCTCTGGATACTGGGATCCAAATGTCGTCAG ATCATAGAATACTGCTTTCGCGTTCAAATTTTCCACCCACTACTCCAGAACTCTTTAGAAGATTCTGGGAGACTGGTCGTGCTATTGGCATGCATAAAAATTGAGGCACCCACAGTGGTAATTCCATCCAACCTCATCTGGGACCCAAACAAGAAACCATTGTTAAATGAATACAGGGAGCTTGAATGCATCAGTAGCATATTGAAGTGTTTGGAAAGTCAATTGGAATTGAGCGAGATTAATGTTGACTGCCCAGTTAATGAGATACGAATATATGGGATCAGCGCAAAGCACGAAACACTAGG ATGGCTTCACGTCGATTTGTTGAACAATTACACGTGTTTGTGTAAACCTCGGAAACCACATGGATTAATGAACTTGAAACTTAGGCTAATCAAGACACTGGGATACACTTCTATACTA GTTGACAATATCGGACCGTTGAAGGTGGAAAAAGTGGTCACAACTATCGGGGAAGCTATTGATGAACTTATGAGAAAATAA
- the LOC124182138 gene encoding pyroglutamyl-peptidase 1 has protein sequence MTDNENNKGNRVVLVTGFGPFAGHLKNASWEAVKELKNSDLEDVCNVTMVTMEVPVAYQSVSHLIPKLWLEHKPMLVVHIGVSGRANCLELEFRAHGSGYNKLDVFQSLPIAENELLEDPGEVIETGINVKRICDELNCRDDSISSNDEGCRAVLSKDAGLYLCEYIFRKSLEIRSDNTIFVHVPDLNVYPATKSAKGLYHVIRLALEELDAAKN, from the exons atgactgacaatgagaataaTAAGGGAAATCGCGTTGTTTTGGTAACGGGATTTGGCCCGTTCGCAGGGCATCTGAAAAATGCGAGCTGGGAAGCGGTTAAGGAACTCAAAAATTCGGATCTTGAGGATGTCTGCAACGTGACCATGGTCACAATGGAAGTTCCGGTAGCTTATCAGAGTGTCTCACATCTGATACCGAAACTATGGTTGGAGCACAAACCCATG CTTGTGGTGCACATTGGTGTTTCCGGCAGGGCGAATTGTCTGGAGTTGGAATTCCGAGCGCACGGAAGTGGCTACAATAAATTGGACGTGTTTCAAAGCCTTCCGATTGCGGAAAACGAATTACTAGAGGATCCCGGTGAAGTTATAGAGACCGGTATAAACGTAAAGAGAATTTGCGACGAGCTGAATTGCCGCGATGATTCGATATCTTCCAACGACGAGGGCTGCAGAGCCGTTTTGTCAAAAGACGCAGGCTTGTATCTCTGCGAATACATATTTCGCAAGTCTCTTGAGATACGATCTGACAATACGATTTTCGTTCATGTACCCGACCTAAATGTCTACCCCGCAACTAAAAGCGCCAAGGGATTGTACCACGTGATACGACTGGCACTCGAAGAGCTTGACGCTGCTAAAAATTGA
- the LOC124182137 gene encoding TM2 domain-containing protein almondex isoform X2: protein MNIVRINKKNVFYIIFALLLSTVKEAQMGGMADFVKHEREKRNTNSTLQEDCPADKQCSELSVECLNCTTDPGCIYGKTITSTCTVRNEVKCVGEQTFKKDYICRYCYQTEHWEHKCHQKATCSSVASPQQFYRRFMKNLPCNWIGGYRWSTALILSITLGGFGADRFYLGHWQEGTGKLFSFGGLGVWTLIDVVLISMRYLGPADGSLYI from the exons ATGAATATCGTTAggataaataagaaaaatgtattttacatAATATTTGCACTGCTACTGAGTACTGTCAAAGAGGCACAAATGG GTGGAATGGCAGACTTCGTGAAGcatgaaagagaaaagaggaaCACAAATTCTACCCTCCAGGAAGATTGCCCGGCTGATAAACAATGCTCAGAATTAAGCGTGGAATGCCTCAACTGTACCACAGATCCGGGGTGCATCTATGGCAAGACTATTACATCGACGTGTACAGTTCGCAACGAGGTCAAATGTGTG GGTGAACAAACTTTTAAAAAAGACTACATTTGCCGCTACTGTTATCAGACTGAGCACTGGGAGCATAAATGCCATCAAAAAGCTACTTGCAGCTCAGTTGCCTCTCCTCAACAGTTTTATCG AAGATTCATGAAAAACTTGCCTTGCAATTGGATAGGCGGATATAGATGGTCAACCGCGCTCATACTGAGTATTACTTTGGGAGGATTTGGAGCTGATAG GTTTTATTTGGGTCACTGGCAGGAAGGAACGGGAAAGCTGTTCAGCTTTGGGGGTCTTGGAGTTTGGACATTAATTGACGTAGTACTTATTTCCATGCGTTATTTGGGTCCTGCCGATGGTTCGTTGTACATTTGA
- the LOC124182137 gene encoding TM2 domain-containing protein almondex isoform X1, which translates to MNIVRINKKNVFYIIFALLLSTVKEAQMGGMADFVKHEREKRNTNSTLQEDCPADKQCSELSVECLNCTTDPGCIYGKTITSTCTVRNEVKCVGEQTFKKDYICRYCYQTEHWEHKCHQKATCSSVASPQQFYRTNCTVNGDIVCLGHRRFMKNLPCNWIGGYRWSTALILSITLGGFGADRFYLGHWQEGTGKLFSFGGLGVWTLIDVVLISMRYLGPADGSLYI; encoded by the exons ATGAATATCGTTAggataaataagaaaaatgtattttacatAATATTTGCACTGCTACTGAGTACTGTCAAAGAGGCACAAATGG GTGGAATGGCAGACTTCGTGAAGcatgaaagagaaaagaggaaCACAAATTCTACCCTCCAGGAAGATTGCCCGGCTGATAAACAATGCTCAGAATTAAGCGTGGAATGCCTCAACTGTACCACAGATCCGGGGTGCATCTATGGCAAGACTATTACATCGACGTGTACAGTTCGCAACGAGGTCAAATGTGTG GGTGAACAAACTTTTAAAAAAGACTACATTTGCCGCTACTGTTATCAGACTGAGCACTGGGAGCATAAATGCCATCAAAAAGCTACTTGCAGCTCAGTTGCCTCTCCTCAACAGTTTTATCG TACAAATTGCACAGTCAATGGCGACATTGTCTGTTTGGGTCACAGAAGATTCATGAAAAACTTGCCTTGCAATTGGATAGGCGGATATAGATGGTCAACCGCGCTCATACTGAGTATTACTTTGGGAGGATTTGGAGCTGATAG GTTTTATTTGGGTCACTGGCAGGAAGGAACGGGAAAGCTGTTCAGCTTTGGGGGTCTTGGAGTTTGGACATTAATTGACGTAGTACTTATTTCCATGCGTTATTTGGGTCCTGCCGATGGTTCGTTGTACATTTGA